The Candidatus Bathyarchaeota archaeon region GTGAAACTGTGAACCATAAGCGCCAAATACAAGCCATAAAACAGGGTTGAAAACAGCGCATAGAAGAAGTATCTTGGAAACAGCATTTTTCCAAGCTTAACATAATGCCTCAAAACCCCAATTTTAACTTCGCCCACAAGTACGTAGTGTCCGCCGACTTCTTGCTTTTCAACCAAACCCAACTCCCGTAGTTGTTCGAGATGGTGGAATGCGATGCTTGGGCTACTGAAGTGCAGTGCCCTCTGAACTTCGCGGACGCCGACTGGGTTGCCGTTCTTTAGGAGGAACCAGTATACTTTCCATGCTTTGCCACGTAAGGCGTACTCTAACTCTGTTTCGTTGCTCCCGTTCAAGCAGTGTGCCCCTGCACACATATCGAAGCATGAGACATATAAGTCCAAGCATTAGAACAGCATGCTTTGCGAGCGTTTCTGTAAAAATCATGTACCATTTTTAGTTGTTCAGTTTATGGCGGTTTTTGCAGCATCAGTTACATTGCAGGAAAATTTTTTATACTTTAAGTCTGGCAATTCTCTGTAAGGTAAAGAAAATGCTAAGCGCTCCAGCAAAATTAGCCATAATCGCTACAGTAGCCATAGCTGTAATTGCCTCCGCTTATGTGGCAAATCTATCTTTGAATTCTTCCGTAGACCCTAATCTTGCCACTCCAACGCCAAGCGCGGCCGTTTCGGCGAATCCTTCTGCAAGCAAAACGCCTTCACCCTCTCAACACAACGAATCAGCGATTATTACGTTCACTGTAACGCCGACCATAACCAGTTATGAATCCTACTGGAATGACTCCAAAAAGCTACTACAGACCACGTTCTGCGTGAATGCACAAATAACTTGGGACAAAAACCAAGCCCCCTACGTAAGGTACTATGAAATAACGCCTCATTTTAACGGCAACACTCAGCCAACCCAGAATGTGTGGGGCGGCACTGCAGAATTTCGAGAATGGGGCATTAAACCTTGGGCAACGCTATCAAAATCCAACTGGGTAGAGAACGAAGTTTACTATTTAGGTCCTGGCTCCATAGATTACCCAGACCCAAGTCACTTTGTGGGAATATACGATAATAACATTGAGTGGAAAAACCAAGGATTACATGGTGTGGTTATTGGGAGTATGACTACTACTTACGATTGGGTTTTTGATGATGCCGGCGCTACTACGGGGGATTTGGCAAAAACAGAGCAAGCAATGCTTGAATTTGCTCAGAGTTACTTCAAAGGCTGGACATTCACAGTGAAGCCAGTGAGCTAACTCTTTTGCCTTCTCTTTTAGAAAGCGCTAATGTCCTGAGTGTGTGAAGAGGATACGCATGCCGCATTTGGGGCATTGATGGAAAATGAGTCTTCCGTTTTTGTCACAAACAGGCTTCATTTCAACGTAGCAGTCAGGGCATAAACGCGGGGTATTCATAGCTTCTCCTTAGAGATAGCGGTGTTTTGCAGATATAACCGTTACCCAAAGCTGGCTTACCCAAGTAGTAGCCAAACAGTAGCCGCTCGTTGCGCAGTCATGATTAGGCTTGGTTGCCATAATATCTATTAATGCTACGCTATTATTTTCCTTAGGTAACTGCTTTTTTGCGAGGTCTCCTTTTGCTTGGTTTTTTGCCTTTTTGGAATTCTTTGAAAAAAGCGTTCCTTGTACTAAGCATCACAATCTTGATCCTGTCATGTTTACCGCTGTTTACTCTTCCAAAATTCGCCGCAGCAGACACCACGCCAATTTTCTCAGACGACTTTGAAACTGGCAACCTTAACGCATGGACGGGCACGAGCTCGTATAGGTCCGGTGTAACTTCAACGATCCAAAGCAGCCTTGTCAACGGCGGTTCTTATGCAATGAAAATTGCTGTCGCTGACGACACAGGCGAAGCGGGGGTTTGCGTTTACAAAAATTTGGGAGGCACTTACACAGCAATCAACGCCAGAATTTACATGCAGTTAAGCGCCAAACCAGCAAACGGCGCGACTCTGGAAGTCTTTGGTTTTTCCAGTGACGGTTGGTTGCCTAACGCAGTTGGAACACGGATAGACATAGTTAACAACGATGGAATGCTGCAGTGGCGGCTCAACTATTACAATGGCGGGTGGCAGAGTGCGTATGCTGGGCAAGTCAGTTTGAACACTTGGTATTGCGTAGAAACTAAACTGGTAATAAACGCCGGTTCGGGTGAAAGTCGCCTCTACGTTGACGGCATCGAGTTAATCAGTAAAACGTCTTTATCGAATACGGCTCCTGGTGCGTCTGTAAGGTATTTTTCTTTGGGCATAGACGATGAAAAGGGGAGCAACACATTCAACGCATTCTTTGACTCTGTGGTAGTATCAAGTGTCTATATTGGACCTGAACCGACGCCAACGCCATCTCCAACCGCGACGCCTACACCGACTCCCAGCCCATCGCCCACACCAACACCAACTCCAACTACAACACCAACGCCGACCCCAAGCCCTTCCCCATCGCTTTCACCTACGCCAAGTCCGACTCCAACCCCCACGCTGACTCCTACGCCCTCCCCCACTCCACCACCAACGGCAACTCCAACTCCCTCTCCAACGCCTACACAAACCGCAACTCCGACCCCAACGCCATCACCAACTCCAACACCATCACCCACGCCTAGCCCAACCCCTACTTCCACGCCAACACCAAGCCCAACGCCAACCTTAACACCCTCTCCGACGCCCCTGACATACCTTTTCAGCGACGGATTTGAAAGCGGAAACACAAACGCATGGTCAGGAACAGCGACGGTTGCAACAGGTGTTACCTCGAGTGTACAGTCCACCACGGCGTACAACGGCACATATGCCCTAAAAATTGCAGTCGATGACGGCGCCAGAGAAAGCGGCAGATGGCTATACCGAGACCTAGGCGGAACCTACAGTACTGTTGATGCCAGAGTGTATGTGCGCCTCAGCGCTAAGCCAAATATTGGGTCTACTTTTGAGGTTTTTGGATTCTGCAGTGGTGGCTGGATGCCAAACGCAGTCGGAACAAGAGTTGACATCCAAAACATCAATGGGACAGTTCAGTGGAGATTGAACTACCTAAACGGCGGCTGGCAAGAAGCGGTTGTGGGAGCTGTTAACTTAGAAACATGGTACTGCGTCGAAGTTAGGTTGGTGATGGGTAGCGGCAATGGGGAAACCCGCCTCTACGTCAACGGCAATGAATTGGTCGCCAAAACGGGCTTAACAAACACTGCAGCAGGAAGCACCGTGCGCTACTTCGCACTGGGTGTTGACGACGAAGTAGGCAGTAACAGTCTAAACGTTTTCCTCGACGACGCTGCAGTAGCTCAAGGCTACATCGGACAGATAACGCCTTCACCCACGCCAACACCAACGCCGACCCCGACCGCAACGCCTACTCCAACGGCAACGCCAACCCTTACTCCAAGCCCTACACCTTTACCTTCAGCCACTCCAACCCCAACACCTAAACCCACCACAACACCAACCCCCACACCGACGCCGCAACCTACCACCACACCAACCACCCCGCCGACAGACAAAGAAACCACCGTATCGAAGCAGATTCAGGCAAGCTGGATAAGCAGCAGCGGCACCGTCTATGCAGGCGTAAGTAGCACACTTTACAAAAGTTACGATCGTGGGGTTACTTGGCAGCCACTCATCACCTTCAACAGCTCCACCAATCCCGTCCGAATAAGTTTGGTGTATGTTAACCAGTTGGGTTACGTTTTTGCGGTGCCCAACACGGATGCTATTGGAAGCTCGTTGGGTGTTTGGCGGAGTGTTGATGGCGGCGTGTCATGGAAAAGGGTGTTGACGATGGGAACGGGGTGTACGTCGATTTCTATGACGGAGAACGCAGCGGGCGTCTTGTACTTGGGAATTTACACGACAGGGTTAACAGGCAACGCAAGCATCTGTAAAAGCGTTGACGGAGGCGCCCACTGGGAAACAGTTTACTACGACTCTGAGGCGCGCCACGTGCACTGTGTTACGGCGGATTTGGCGAACGGCTACGTTTATGCCACTGTTGGTGACCAACGGGTTTGGCCATGGTACAATTCATACGTCATTCGCTCGACTGATGGCGGGGCAAGTTGGAAGCAGATTTTGAGTTTGCCGCAAATGTTAGCCGTGATGGCAGTGGATAGCGTAGCAGCGGATGGATCTTTGGTGCCTTCAGCGCGGTTGTTTGCAACAGACTACGATAACGGATTGATTTACCGCACAGTGGACGACGCCAACTTCAACGTGGTCTTGAACACTGGAACGCAATGTTACGGTTTCTGGATACGCCAGAACAGCTTAAACGGCAACATCTATGCCAGTTTCGTCGCAGGTGAACACCCTGAAACGTGGATGGCGGCGATTTATGTGAGCAGCAACGGCGGATTAGCGTGGACGCCGTTTCACACTAACAGCGTTCACACGGCGTATTTCGGGTCGGATTCAGCAAGCAACTTCCAAAACGGGTACTTATACTATGATTTGCAACTCGACAGCGGTTGGCAACTCGGCAGACAAATCTACCCCAGCTGGAATGAAGCAACAGCAGGATTAAATTCATTGGCGGTTTTAGGTTGGACAGCGTTGGCTTGGGGCGGTTTGCTATCGTGGGCGACGTCGTTTTTGCTTGTACGTAAAATTGTAGTGCCAAAAAAAGGGATGCATTTACAGATAAAGAAAAAGAAAAGATGGAGAAATAAGGCTAAGTTTGGGTTTTGCTTGCCGTGCCAGGCATTCCCGGTGGTAGGTCGGGGAAGTTTGCGCTGACGCGTTGTTCTGCTACGGTTGCTGCTTCGGCAAGGATTTTTGAGGCGTCCTCGTTGACGTTTTCAAAGTTCAGTGACATGCCGCTTGAAGTGCCTGCTTCAAACATTAGTCCGCTTAGCATGTTGCCTATGTCGCATAATTCACCTTCAGCTTCAGGCAGTACACCACCTATTCCTGAGCTTACACTGCGTAGAACACCGATGCATGGTCCAAGCATTGCACATACGTCGCCCAATTCGGAGACGGTTTTGATTCTGAGTGAAACTTGGTCAAGTGCCAGGCGTGCGTTCATGATGAGTCGGCTCATTTTGCGTATTTCAGCCAGTTCAGTTGCGTAGATGTTAGCGTGGGCCTGGTCGTGGTTGGTGTAGGCTGCGACGAGTTTGGCGAAGAGTGCTTTGTCTTTTTGTGTGAACCGTTCGTTGGCTTGGTCTAGCTTGTTTATTTGCATGTCAAGTTTTCGAACAGCGAAGTCTAAGCGTGGTTTTAGCGGGGGTTCAGGTTGTACGGTTTGTTTTATTGTGTTTATGAAAGTGTCGTCCTCTTTTTTTGCTTCCCATTTTTTTGCAAATCGTTCAGACATGTAAACATCCTCTTGATAGGCGATACATCGGTTTGGGCTTTTATTTGTTGCTAACATGGAGGTATATACGTTAGAGTTTTTTGACCAAAGTTGTGCCCCAAAAAGTGGCTAAACACATCAACTACCTGCAGAATCGTGTTTTGGTTCTGTTTTGTTGAGGGTTTATGTACGGATTGCTTCCTGGTTGGGGATTGCGCCATAAGTATTGTGTGGTTTATCTGATGACCCCAAATATGTAAGCCAACAAACCGAACAGAAACAGTAGTAGAACCATTTTCTTAATTTTACGTGCCTTCTCCCGTGAAGGTTCACGTAACAAAATCACTGAACACACAATCAACCCTACATCGGTGACTAAAACAAACGGTATAAACCAGAAACCAACCAACCCCAAAAACCACGTCAGAGGTGTTAGGGCAACCGCTGTCAAGTAGAAAGCCACCGCAGCCACGGCAGCCTTCCTCTCTCCGAATCGTACCGCCAAAGTTTTTACCCCTTCTGCGCGGTCACCTTTCGTGTCAACTATGCCCTTGGTGATTTCTCGTCCAGTGTTCGACAGGAAAGCCATAAGCGCAAACAGCAAAACATTGAGTTGCAGC contains the following coding sequences:
- a CDS encoding 60S ribosomal export protein NMD3 is translated as MNTPRLCPDCYVEMKPVCDKNGRLIFHQCPKCGMRILFTHSGH
- a CDS encoding Snf7 family protein, whose amino-acid sequence is MSERFAKKWEAKKEDDTFINTIKQTVQPEPPLKPRLDFAVRKLDMQINKLDQANERFTQKDKALFAKLVAAYTNHDQAHANIYATELAEIRKMSRLIMNARLALDQVSLRIKTVSELGDVCAMLGPCIGVLRSVSSGIGGVLPEAEGELCDIGNMLSGLMFEAGTSSGMSLNFENVNEDASKILAEAATVAEQRVSANFPDLPPGMPGTASKTQT